From Oncorhynchus mykiss isolate Arlee chromosome 6, USDA_OmykA_1.1, whole genome shotgun sequence, the proteins below share one genomic window:
- the LOC118964790 gene encoding basic salivary proline-rich protein 2-like, protein MNIKRTTDAPLQSPGRTTDAPPPITRENDRGSPSNHPGERQTLPLQSPGRTTGAPLQSPGRTTDAPPPITRENDRGSPSNHPGERQTLPLQSPGSTTGAPLQSPGRTTGAPLQSSGRTTDAPPPITRENDRRSPSNHPGERQALPSNHPGERQALPSNHPGEQQALPSNHPGERQTLPLQSSGRTTDAPPPITRENDRRSPSNHPGERQTLPLQSPGRTTDAPPPIIRENDRRSPFNHPGERQTLLLQSPGRTTGAPLQSPGRTTGAPLQSPGRTTGAPLQSPGRTTGASLPIIQENDRRSPPITRENDRRSPPITRENDRRSPPITRENDRRSPSNHPGERQTLPLQSSGRTTDAPPSITRENDRRSPSNHPGERQTLPLQSPGRTTDAPPPITRENDRRSPPITRENDRRSPPITRENDRRSPPITRENDRRFPSNHPGERQALPSNHPGERQALPSNHPGERQALPSNHPGERQALPSNHPGEADQ, encoded by the coding sequence ATGAACATAAAGAGAACAACAGACGCTCCCCTCCAATCACCCGGGAGAACGACAGACGCTCCCCCTCCAATCACCCGGGAGAACGACAGGGGCTCCCCCTCCAATCACCCGGGAGAACGACAGACGCTCCCCCTCCAATCACCCGGGAGAACAACAGGCGCTCCCCTCCAATCACCCGGGAGAACGACAGACGCTCCCCCTCCAATCACCCGGGAGAACGACAGGGGCTCCCCCTCCAATCACCCGGGAGAACGACAGACGCTCCCCCTCCAATCACCCGGGAGTACGACAGGGGCTCCCCTCCAATCACCCGGGAGAACGACAGGCGCTCCCCTCCAATCATCCGGGAGAACGACAGACGCTCCCCCTCCAATCACCCGGGAGAACGACAGACGCTCCCCCTCCAATCACCCGGGAGAACGACAGGCGCTCCCCTCCAATCACCCGGGAGAACGACAGGCGCTCCCCTCCAATCACCCGGGAGAACAACAGGCGCTCCCCTCCAATCACCCGGGAGAACGACAGACGCTCCCCCTCCAATCATCCGGGAGAACGACAGACGCTCCCCCTCCAATCACCCGGGAGAACGACAGACGCTCCCCCTCCAATCACCCGGGAGAACGACAGACGCTCCCCCTTCAATCACCCGGGAGAACGACAGACGCTCCCCCTCCAATCATCCGGGAGAACGACAGACGCTCCCCCTTCAATCACCCGGGAGAACGACAGACGCTCCTCCTCCAATCACCCGGGAGAACGACAGGCGCTCCCCTCCAATCACCCGGGAGAACGACAGGCGCTCCCCTCCAATCACCCGGGAGAACGACAGGCGCTCCCCTCCAATCACCCGGGAGAACGACAGGCGCTTCCCTTCCAATCATCCAGGAGAACGACAGGCGCTCCCCTCCAATCACCCGGGAGAACGACAGGCGCTCCCCTCCAATCACCCGGGAGAACGACAGGCGCTCCCCTCCAATCACCCGGGAGAACGACAGACGCTCCCCCTCCAATCACCCGGGAGAACGACAGACGCTCCCCCTCCAATCATCCGGGAGAACGACAGACGCTCCCCCTTCAATCACCCGGGAGAACGACAGACGCTCCCCCTCCAATCATCCGGGAGAACGACAGACGCTCCCCCTTCAATCACCCGGGAGAACGACAGACGCTCCTCCTCCAATCACCCGGGAGAACGACAGGCGCTCCCCTCCAATCACCCGGGAGAACGACAGGCGCTCCCCTCCAATCACCCGGGAGAACGACAGGCGCTCCCCTCCAATCACCCGGGAGAACGACAGGCGCTTCCCTTCCAATCATCCAGGAGAACGACAGGCGCTCCCCTCCAATCACCCGGGAGAACGACAGGCGCTCCCCTCCAATCACCCGGGAGAACGACAGGCGCTCCCCTCCAATCACCCGGGAGAACGGCAGGCGCTCCCCTCCAATCATCCAGGAGAAGCAGACCAGTAG
- the LOC118964803 gene encoding uncharacterized protein LOC118964803, translated as MFSYSGGRWAGTTVQQQAMCHITMEQVYNKEWGYVTMEQVYNKEWSYVTMEQVYNKEWSYVTMEQVYNKEWGYVTMEQVYNKEWSYVTMEQVYNKEWSYVTMEQVYNKECGYVTMEQVYNKEWGYVTMEQVYNKEWGYVTMEQVYNKEWGYVTMEQVYNKECGYVTMEQVYNKECGYVTMEQVYNKEWGYVTMEQVYNKEWSYVTMEQVYNKEWSYVTMEQVYNKEWGYVTMEQVYNKEWSYVTMEQVYNKEWSYVTMEQVYNKECGYVTMEQVYNKEWGYVTMEQVYNKEWSYVTMEQVYNKEWGYVTMEQVYNKEWSYVTMEQVYNKEWSYVTMEQVYNKEWSYVTMEQVYNKECGYVTMEQVYNKEWGYVTMEQVYNKEWGYVTMEQVYNKEWGYVTMEQVYNKECGYVTMEQVYNKEWGYVTMEQVYNKEWSYVTMEQVYNKECGYVTMEQVYNKEWGYVTMEQVYNKEWSYVTMEQVYNKEWSYVTMEQVYNKEWGYVTMEQVYNKEWGYVTMEQVYNKEWSYVTMEQVYNKEWGYVTMEQVYNKECGYVTMEQVYNKECGYVTMEQVYNKEWGYVTMEQVYNKEWGYVTMEQVYNKEWGYVTMEQVYNKEWGYVTMEQVYNKEWGYVTMEQVYNKEWGYVTMEQVYNKEWGYVTMEQVYNKEWGYVTMEQVYNKEWSYVTLEQVVKCCNCVTELKKDPNSGMKKQGVAGTEQEQQGVAGTEQEQQGVAGTEQEQQGVAGTEQEQQGVAGTEQELPP; from the exons ATGTTTTCATACTCTggtggaagatgggcagggactacTGTCCAACAGCAAGCCATGTGCCATATCACTATGGAACAGGTTTATAATAAGGAGTGGGGCTATGTCACTATGGAACAGGTTTATAATAAGGAGTGGAGCTATGTCACTATGGAACAGGTTTATAATAAGGAGTGGAGCTATGTCACTATGGAACAGGTTTATAATAAAGAGTGGGGCTATGTCACTATGGAACAGGTTTATAATAAGGAGTGGAGCTATGTCACTATGGAACAGGTTTATAATAAGGAGTGGAGCTATGTCACTATGGAACAGGTTTATAATAAGGAGTGTGGCTATGTCACTATGGAACAGGTTTATAATAAGGAGTGGGGCTATGTCACTATGGAACAGGTTTATAATAAGGAGTGGGGCTATGTCACTATGGAACAGGTTTATAATAAAGAGTGGGGCTATGTCACTATGGAACAGGTTTATAATAAGGAGTGTGGCTATGTCACTATGGAACAGGTTTATAATAAGGAGTGTGGCTATGTCACTATGGAACAGGTTTATAATAAGGAGTGGGGCTATGTCACTATGGAACAGGTTTATAATAAAGAGTGGAGCTATGTCACTATGGAACAGGTTTATAATAAGGAGTGGAGCTATGTCACTATGGAACAGGTTTATAATAAGGAGTGGGGCTATGTCACTATGGAACAGGTTTATAATAAAGAGTGGAGCTATGTCACTATGGAACAGGTTTATAATAAGGAGTGGAGCTATGTCACTATGGAACAGGTTTATAATAAGGAGTGTGGCTATGTCACTATGGAACAGGTTTATAATAAGGAGTGGGGCTATGTCACTATGGAACAGGTTTATAATAAGGAGTGGAGCTATGTCACTATGGAACAGGTTTATAATAAGGAGTGGGGCTATGTCACTATGGAACAGGTTTATAATAAGGAGTGGAGCTATGTCACTATGGAACAGGTTTATAATAAGGAGTGGAGCTATGTCACTATGGAACAGGTTTATAATAAGGAGTGGAGCTATGTCACTATGGAACAGGTTTATAATAAGGAGTGTGGCTATGTCACTATGGAACAGGTTTATAATAAGGAGTGGGGCTATGTCACTATGGAACAGGTTTATAATAAGGAGTGGGGCTATGTCACTATGGAACAGGTTTATAATAAAGAGTGGGGCTATGTCACTATGGAACAGGTTTATAATAAGGAGTGTGGCTATGTCACTATGGAACAGGTTTATAATAAGGAGTGGGGCTATGTCACTATGGAACAGGTTTATAATAAAGAGTGGAGCTATGTCACTATGGAACAGGTTTATAATAAGGAGTGTGGCTATGTCACTATGGAACAGGTTTATAATAAGGAGTGGGGCTATGTCACTATGGAACAGGTTTATAATAAGGAGTGGAGCTATGTCACTATGGAACAGGTTTATAATAAGGAGTGGAGCTATGTCACTATGGAACAGGTTTATAATAAGGAGTGGGGCTATGTCACTATGGAACAGGTTTATAATAAGGAGTGGGGCTATGTCACTATGGAACAGGTTTATAATAAGGAGTGGAGCTATGTCACTATGGAACAGGTTTATAATAAGGAGTGGGGCTATGTCACTATGGAACAGGTTTATAATAAGGAGTGTGGCTATGTCACTATGGAACAGGTTTATAATAAGGAGTGTGGCTATGTCACTATGGAACAGGTTTATAATAAGGAGTGGGGCTATGTCACTATGGAACAGGTTTATAATAAGGAGTGGGGCTATGTCACTATGGAACAGGTTTATAATAAGGAGTGGGGCTATGTCACTATGGAACAGGTTTATAATAAAGAGTGGGGCTATGTCACTATGGAACAGGTTTATAATAAGGAGTGGGGCTATGTCACTATGGAACAGGTTTATAATAAAGAGTGGGGCTATGTCACTATGGAACAGGTTTATAATAAGGAGTGGGGCTATGTCACTATGGAACAGGTTTATAATAAAGAGTGGGGCTATGTCACTATGGAACAGGTTTATAATAAGGAGTGGAGCTATGTCACTTTGGAGCAG GTAGTGAAATGTTGTAATTGTGTCACCGAGTTGAAAAAGGATCCCAATAGTGGGATGAAGAAGCAAGGTGTAGCGGGTACAGAACAGGAACAGCAAGGTGTAGCGGGTACAGAACAGGAACAACAAGGTGTAGCGGGTACAGAACAGGAACAGCAAGGTGTAGCGGGTACAGAACAGGAACAGCAAGGTGTAGCGGGTACAGAACAGGAACTTCCACCATAA
- the LOC110525134 gene encoding uncharacterized protein LOC110525134 has translation MTSSVVFIPSHPWFRSRQAETERDQAGEDNRMFKQEFGEKIDALQLEVEHLRKHRSCLELELRRGRGSGGGSQYIEPVSGEKLTSAPQRDLEDIRKELEAVKKENHQLCAVVDDTSGPGSNMSMSQNEDEQEESCLDQPSN, from the exons ATGACGTCTTCTGTAGTTTTCATCCCCTCCCACCCCTGGTTCAGATCCCGTCAGgcggagacagagagggaccagGCAGGGGAGGATAATAGAATGTTCAAACAGGAGTTTGGAGAGAAGATAGACGCTCTACAGCTGGAGGTGGAACATCTCAGGAAACACAG GTCATGTTTGGAGCTGGagctgaggagagggaggggtagtgGTGGAGGTAGCCAGTATATAGAGCCTGTGTCTGGGGAGAAGTTGACCTCGGCCCCCCAGAGAGACCTGGAAGACATCCGGAAG GAACTGGAGGCAGTGAAGAAGGAGAATCATCAACTATGTGCTGTGGTAGATGACACGAGCGGTCCAGGGTCCAACAT GTCAATGTCACAAAATGAGGATGAGCAG GAGGAGTCTTGTCTTGATCAGCCCTCAAACTGA